One genomic window of Paraburkholderia phytofirmans PsJN includes the following:
- a CDS encoding TRAP transporter large permease, whose translation MSNHALNPADAGVPLHAASMPRRWLRSFDRGLIALVEVCAAALLMMEIVVMFAGVVCRYVLHQPLVWSDELAGILFLWLAMLGAVLALRRGEHMRMTALVSRLSPQRRAFVDTLAIAASIALLALLIAPAYDYASGEAAIVTPALQISNAWRALALPIGAALMLLVGMIRLAQVSRVRDVVIVLAITAVLAAVAVFAGPWFQTLGKPNLVIFFVGVVAIGIFSGVPIGFSFALATFGYLGLSTFTPLEVVVGRMDEGMSHLVLLAVPLFVFLGLLIEMTGMARAMIEFLASLVGHVHGGLSFVLIGAMYLVSGISGSKVADMAAIAPVLFPEMKKRGASEGDLVALLATTGAQSETIPPSIVLITIGSVTGLSISALFTAGMLPGAVLALILCVVVWWRYRKEDLSGAQRFSKRQIGRLFVVSLPALALPFVIRMAVVEGVATATEVSTIGIAYSMLIGLVVYRRFEWRRLGRMLVDAATLSGAILFIIGCATAMAWALTQSGFSQDLAQLMGSMPGGAYGFLAVSIVVFVMLGSVLEGIPAIVLFGPLLFPIARLAGVHEVHYAIVVILSMGVGLFSPPFGVGYYSACAISKVNPDAGIRPIVGYMGALIVGLIVVAAIPWISIGFL comes from the coding sequence ATGTCGAATCACGCATTGAATCCGGCGGACGCGGGCGTGCCGTTGCACGCGGCGAGCATGCCGCGCCGCTGGTTGAGGAGCTTCGATCGTGGTCTGATCGCGCTCGTCGAAGTGTGCGCGGCGGCGCTGCTCATGATGGAAATCGTCGTGATGTTCGCGGGCGTGGTGTGCCGCTACGTGCTGCATCAGCCGCTCGTCTGGTCGGATGAACTGGCCGGCATTCTGTTCCTGTGGCTCGCCATGCTTGGCGCCGTGCTCGCGTTGCGGCGCGGCGAACATATGCGGATGACGGCACTCGTCAGCCGCCTCTCGCCGCAGCGGCGCGCATTCGTCGATACGCTGGCGATCGCCGCGTCGATCGCATTGCTTGCGCTGTTGATCGCCCCTGCGTACGACTATGCGTCCGGCGAGGCGGCGATCGTCACGCCCGCCCTGCAGATCAGCAACGCGTGGCGCGCGCTCGCTTTGCCCATCGGCGCGGCGCTCATGCTGCTGGTCGGCATGATTCGTCTTGCCCAGGTGAGCCGCGTGCGCGACGTCGTGATCGTGCTCGCCATTACCGCTGTATTGGCCGCGGTCGCCGTGTTCGCCGGGCCGTGGTTTCAGACGCTCGGCAAACCCAATCTCGTGATCTTTTTCGTCGGCGTGGTGGCGATCGGGATTTTTTCGGGCGTGCCGATCGGGTTTTCGTTTGCGCTTGCCACGTTCGGCTATCTGGGCCTCTCGACCTTTACGCCGCTCGAAGTCGTGGTCGGCCGCATGGACGAAGGCATGTCGCATCTCGTGCTGCTCGCCGTGCCGCTCTTCGTGTTCCTCGGCTTATTGATTGAAATGACCGGCATGGCGCGCGCCATGATCGAGTTTCTCGCGAGCCTCGTTGGTCATGTGCATGGTGGTTTGTCGTTCGTGCTGATCGGCGCGATGTACCTGGTCTCGGGCATCTCCGGCTCGAAAGTGGCCGACATGGCGGCCATCGCACCGGTGCTGTTTCCGGAGATGAAGAAACGCGGCGCTTCCGAAGGCGATCTGGTCGCGCTGCTCGCCACGACCGGTGCACAAAGCGAAACCATTCCGCCGAGCATCGTGTTGATCACGATCGGTTCGGTGACGGGTCTGTCGATATCAGCGCTCTTCACCGCGGGCATGCTGCCGGGCGCCGTGCTCGCGCTGATTCTGTGCGTGGTGGTGTGGTGGCGTTATCGCAAGGAAGACTTGAGCGGCGCGCAGCGTTTCAGCAAGCGGCAGATCGGGCGATTGTTCGTCGTGTCGCTTCCGGCGCTGGCGTTGCCTTTCGTGATTCGCATGGCCGTGGTCGAAGGCGTGGCGACAGCGACGGAGGTATCGACCATCGGCATTGCTTACTCGATGCTGATCGGCCTCGTGGTGTATCGCCGTTTCGAATGGCGGCGGCTCGGCCGCATGCTGGTGGATGCAGCGACCTTGTCGGGCGCGATTCTTTTTATTATCGGCTGCGCGACGGCGATGGCTTGGGCGCTCACGCAATCCGGCTTTTCTCAGGACCTAGCGCAACTCATGGGCTCGATGCCGGGCGGCGCGTACGGTTTTCTCGCGGTGTCGATCGTGGTGTTCGTGATGCTCGGCAGCGTGCTCGAAGGAATTCCCGCCATTGTGCTGTTCGGGCCGTTGCTGTTTCCCATTGCGCGGCTCGCGGGCGTGCATGAAGTGCATTACGCGATCGTCGTGATTCTGTCGATGGGCGTGGGCCTCTTCTCGCCGCCGTTCGGGGTCGGCTACTACTCGGCGTGCGCGATCAGCAAGGTCAATCCCGATGCGGGCATTCGTCCGATTGTCGGCTATATGGGCGCGTTGATCGTCGGCCTGATCGTGGTCGCGGCGATTCCCTGGATTTCGATCGGGTTTCTTTAA
- a CDS encoding VOC family protein, whose amino-acid sequence MSRFFGEIRQAGYVVRDIEAAMDYWSRVLGVGPWFYNERVPIENYTYRGQSYEVHNSVALANSGPLQVELIQTRNDAPSMYRDFLTAGHTGLQHNAYWTTSFDADLARLQEQGFKVAMSGEVGRNGRFVYFDTENHPGTVIELSEIAGPKGKLFDMIYAASRDWDGREPVRRFPDLGTL is encoded by the coding sequence ATGAGTCGTTTTTTTGGCGAAATCCGGCAGGCAGGTTATGTGGTGCGGGACATCGAGGCCGCGATGGATTACTGGAGCCGCGTGCTCGGCGTGGGTCCGTGGTTCTACAACGAACGCGTGCCGATCGAGAACTACACCTACCGTGGGCAATCGTATGAGGTGCATAACTCGGTGGCGCTCGCGAACTCAGGACCGTTGCAGGTGGAACTGATCCAGACACGCAATGATGCGCCGTCCATGTATCGCGACTTCCTCACCGCGGGCCATACCGGTTTGCAGCACAACGCGTACTGGACCACTTCATTCGACGCGGATCTCGCCCGACTGCAGGAGCAGGGCTTTAAAGTTGCCATGAGCGGCGAAGTGGGACGTAACGGGCGTTTCGTGTACTTCGATACGGAGAATCATCCCGGCACGGTGATCGAGTTGTCCGAGATCGCCGGGCCGAAAGGCAAGCTCTTCGACATGATCTACGCGGCGTCGCGCGATTGGGACGGCCGCGAGCCGGTGCGCCGCTTTCCCGATCTGGGCACGCTATGA
- a CDS encoding ribulose-bisphosphate carboxylase large subunit family protein, which produces MSETLQQQAVDNDTLQADYLIETPLDPARVAEVMAGEQSSGTFVRVANESDALRARSRAGVLRVEELEAAARPSLPNAWLERQGTPGPWRRARITLSFPLANIDANLPTLAATVAGNLYDLGEVTGMRLLSLRLPASYRKRFELPRHGVAGTRALTEVKDRPMIGTIIKPNVGLSAAETAALVRDLCEAGVDFIKDDEVCANPAHAPLAERVRAVMAEVRRYRERSGRSVMVAFNITDDLDAMRRHAELVEQEGGDCVMASINWCGFSAIQTLRRATPLVLHAHRNGYGMMSRDPALGMSFQAYQTLWRLSGVDHMHVHGLAGKFAQSDAEVIESARDCATPLAAGCDDTVLPAFSSGQWAGTVQATFDAVRSTDLLFMSGGGILAHPDGPAAGVTSVRQAWAAVQAGTPLPVYAEHMPELRRALAFFGSRA; this is translated from the coding sequence ATGAGCGAGACGCTGCAACAGCAAGCGGTCGATAACGACACGCTCCAGGCCGACTATCTGATCGAGACGCCGCTCGATCCCGCGCGCGTCGCCGAAGTCATGGCCGGCGAGCAATCGAGCGGCACGTTCGTGCGCGTCGCCAACGAATCCGATGCGCTGCGCGCGCGCAGCCGCGCGGGCGTGCTGCGCGTCGAAGAACTCGAAGCGGCGGCGCGGCCCAGCTTGCCGAACGCCTGGCTCGAGCGTCAAGGCACGCCAGGGCCGTGGCGGCGCGCGCGCATTACGCTGTCGTTTCCGCTCGCCAATATCGATGCGAATCTGCCCACGCTGGCCGCAACCGTCGCCGGAAATCTATACGATCTTGGCGAAGTGACCGGCATGCGGCTGCTGTCGTTGCGCTTGCCGGCTTCGTACCGCAAGCGTTTCGAATTGCCGCGTCACGGCGTGGCCGGCACGCGCGCGCTGACGGAGGTGAAGGACAGGCCGATGATCGGCACGATCATCAAGCCGAACGTCGGCCTGAGCGCGGCGGAAACGGCGGCACTGGTGCGCGATCTATGCGAGGCAGGCGTCGATTTCATCAAGGATGACGAAGTATGCGCGAATCCCGCACATGCGCCGCTGGCGGAACGCGTGCGCGCGGTGATGGCCGAAGTGCGCCGCTACCGTGAACGCAGCGGCCGTTCTGTGATGGTCGCGTTCAATATCACCGACGACCTCGACGCCATGCGCCGTCACGCGGAACTGGTCGAGCAAGAAGGCGGCGACTGCGTGATGGCGAGCATCAACTGGTGCGGCTTTTCCGCGATCCAGACGCTGCGCCGCGCCACGCCGCTCGTACTGCACGCACACCGCAACGGCTACGGCATGATGTCGCGCGATCCGGCGTTGGGCATGTCGTTTCAGGCGTATCAGACGCTGTGGCGTTTGAGTGGCGTCGATCATATGCACGTACATGGCCTAGCCGGCAAATTCGCGCAGAGCGACGCCGAAGTGATCGAGTCGGCGCGCGATTGCGCGACGCCGCTCGCCGCGGGTTGCGACGATACGGTGCTGCCGGCGTTCTCATCAGGGCAATGGGCTGGCACCGTGCAAGCGACCTTCGACGCCGTGCGCTCCACCGATCTGCTGTTCATGTCGGGCGGCGGCATTCTCGCGCATCCGGATGGGCCCGCCGCAGGCGTGACGAGCGTGCGCCAGGCATGGGCGGCGGTGCAGGCGGGCACGCCGTTGCCGGTGTACGCCGAGCATATGCCGGAGTTGCGACGCGCCTTGGCGTTTTTCGGCAGCCGCGCGTGA